The Desulfobulbus propionicus DSM 2032 DNA segment GTGGACATCCCGCGCTTTTTTCACTTCCGCCTTGTCACCGGCGGAATGATCAACCCTCGATATAGCCCTTGCCGTTGCAGGTGGGGCACTTTTGATCCGGCGTGCACACTTGGCCATCCGGCGTTTTTCCCTGCCACTCGCCGCTGGTTTCACACACCCCTTCAATAACCTTTTTTCCCATGCAGGTTGGACAGGTTTCCTTTTTTTTCTCTTCCGCCATAATTCCTCCTTGCAGTTAAATGATAATTTTTATTATTTGATATAAATAAACAAAACAAAGAAGAAAACAAGAAAAAACAGCCGTTCACCCCAATTTATTTTCGACACTCCGCACCTTGTCGTCCATGCTCTGCTCACGGTCGACCCGGGTGCCGAGCTTGATGGTCGTGGTGATGCGCGGCGCACCCATTTCGTGCACCCGTTCATGGCAGCGCTTGACCGCCGCCATGACCTCCTCCCATTCGCCCTCGATGTTGGTGCCGTAGGCGTGCAGTTGCGATTTCAGCCCGGCCTCCTGCAACACCCGGTGGCACTCGGCCACATAGCGGGAAACGGACACGCCGACACCCAGTGGTACAAGACAAAGATCAAGAATCACATGCATACGGTCCTCCTTGCGTTTCGGCGCTCTCTCGAAGCAGCGGTTTATGGAACGGCCGGGAAAGGAGCCCGCCGCGCCTGCGGCCGGTCGTTTCCCTTTGCCTCTTGTGCTGATTTTCCACTATGCTACAGACAATGAGCGAAGACAACCTGGAAATCCGCCCTGGAGGCTGCCATGCGCATTCTTGTTCTCGAAGACTCCAAACCCTCCCAGCACCTGCTGCGCAGCCGCCTGGAGCAGGAGGGGTTCACCGTCGACACCGCCGACAACGGTCATCAGGGCTTTCAGCGGGCCACGGCCAATGCCTACGACGTCATTCTCAGTGACATCCACATGCCCCACTGGGACGGGTTCAAGTTCATCGAGGCCATTCAGGTGGTCAGCCCGCACCTGCCCATCCTGATCATCACCTCCGCCCACGACGATCAGCAGATGCTGGCACGCTTACAACGATATCCCAATGTTTTTGGGGTGTTGGCCAAGCCCTTCGATTTCACCGTCCTCTTCAAGCAATTGGCCAGCGTCCCCCGGCAGACCCATACCAGCGTCAACAAGAAGGCCAAGATCGTGTGCACCATCGGCCCGGCAAGCAACAGCCCCGAGATGCTGGGCAGGATGATCCTGGCCGGCATGGATGTGGCCCGGCTCAATTTTTCCCACGGCAGCTACGAGGCCCACGAGACCACCCTGCTGGCGGTGCGCGAGGCGGAAAAGGTCTGGGAAAAGCCGATCGCCGTGCTCCAGGATCTGTGCGGTCCCAAGATCCGCACCGGACCAATGCGGGAAGGCGCCATTCAACTCCATGCCGGCGAAGTACTGATCGTGCAGAAGGAACCGGTGGAGGGCACGCCGGAACGGATCTCGACCATTGCCCCGGCTATCCTCGCCGATCTGCGCCTCGGCGATCCGGTGCTGCTCGACGATGGCCTGCTGGAGCTGCGGGTGGTCAAGGAGGGAACTGACGAGGTGCACTGCGAGGTGATCGTCGGCGGCACGCTCAAATCAAGCAAGGGCATCAATCTGCCCCTGACCGCCCTGTCCCTGCCCAGCGTCACCGAAAAGGACTGGCAGGACCTCGACTGGGGCCTCAACCATTCGATCGACTATGTGGCCCTCTCCTTTGTTCGCTCCGCCGAGGACGTGTGGCGGATCAAGAACTACA contains these protein-coding regions:
- a CDS encoding MTH1187 family thiamine-binding protein, with the translated sequence MHVILDLCLVPLGVGVSVSRYVAECHRVLQEAGLKSQLHAYGTNIEGEWEEVMAAVKRCHERVHEMGAPRITTTIKLGTRVDREQSMDDKVRSVENKLG
- the pyk gene encoding pyruvate kinase — protein: MRILVLEDSKPSQHLLRSRLEQEGFTVDTADNGHQGFQRATANAYDVILSDIHMPHWDGFKFIEAIQVVSPHLPILIITSAHDDQQMLARLQRYPNVFGVLAKPFDFTVLFKQLASVPRQTHTSVNKKAKIVCTIGPASNSPEMLGRMILAGMDVARLNFSHGSYEAHETTLLAVREAEKVWEKPIAVLQDLCGPKIRTGPMREGAIQLHAGEVLIVQKEPVEGTPERISTIAPAILADLRLGDPVLLDDGLLELRVVKEGTDEVHCEVIVGGTLKSSKGINLPLTALSLPSVTEKDWQDLDWGLNHSIDYVALSFVRSAEDVWRIKNYIKASGKRNLKVVAKIEKPEAVQNIREIVEVADAIMIARGDMGVELPAARVPRIQERIIELCWELNTPVITATQMLDSMTINARPTRAEVTDVSMAIKEGTDAVMLSQETATGVDPVNVVRTMASIICEEERYAHPSAEHFRELEADTARYPALSVVAHLGTTSATLLLDPDGTLYPILSKWNRKTPTLVVTKSLHVARHASLYNNIFPLIIREELGRTEMVFRSLAMAREWGYIHAGETVAVVEGPRVTRSGIRQMAAVQVIRVEKE